In Pedobacter sp. SL55, the following proteins share a genomic window:
- a CDS encoding voltage-gated chloride channel family protein, translating to MPKHLKTISKTSKIHFSAFFRKYGVLPYLLKWILITIVIGGLIGTASAGFLQSLNWVTNYREANLWIIALLPIAGLGIGLLYHYYGKEVAAGNNLLIDAIHEPKQTIPFKMMPFVYVGTIITHLFGGSAGREGTALQMAGAIADQFSKPFKLTKEERRILIIAAIAAGFGSVFGTPLAGAIFAMEFFLIGKLKYDAIFPAFAAAVIADVVTKLWGTPHTHYHIDVVPEMSFANLAYTVIAGVAFGLCAAAFSKGMHLSSSIFKRIKYPPLRPVIGGVILVAIIYLSGTTKYIGLGVPTIVEAFEHEMPMYSFAIKMALTILTLSAGFKGGEVTPLFFIGATLGSALAFFLPLPVALAAGIGFVAVFAGATNTPIACTLMAIELFGAQCGIYAGIACVVSYILSGHTGIYGQQVIGEPKHRRYLFYTGKRIDEI from the coding sequence ATGCCTAAACATCTTAAAACAATCAGTAAAACAAGTAAAATTCATTTCTCTGCCTTTTTTAGAAAATACGGTGTCCTGCCATATCTGCTCAAATGGATTTTGATAACAATCGTTATTGGTGGGCTCATCGGCACCGCATCGGCTGGGTTTTTACAGTCTTTAAATTGGGTAACTAATTATCGTGAAGCCAATTTATGGATCATCGCTTTGCTGCCTATAGCAGGTTTGGGTATTGGTTTGCTTTATCATTATTATGGTAAAGAAGTAGCCGCAGGCAATAATTTGTTAATTGATGCCATTCATGAGCCGAAGCAAACCATTCCGTTTAAGATGATGCCCTTTGTATACGTGGGTACCATCATTACACATTTGTTTGGTGGCTCGGCTGGTAGGGAAGGTACGGCGCTACAAATGGCGGGTGCTATTGCAGATCAATTTAGCAAGCCATTTAAACTAACCAAAGAAGAGCGAAGAATATTAATTATTGCGGCCATTGCGGCTGGTTTCGGTTCGGTTTTTGGTACTCCTTTGGCGGGAGCCATATTTGCCATGGAGTTTTTCTTGATTGGAAAATTAAAATACGACGCTATTTTTCCAGCTTTTGCCGCAGCCGTTATCGCCGATGTGGTTACTAAACTTTGGGGCACGCCGCATACGCATTACCATATTGATGTTGTACCTGAGATGTCATTTGCGAACCTCGCATATACCGTTATTGCAGGTGTTGCTTTTGGTTTGTGCGCAGCTGCTTTTAGTAAAGGCATGCACTTAAGTAGCTCCATATTTAAAAGAATAAAGTATCCGCCACTGCGCCCCGTAATTGGTGGTGTAATTTTAGTTGCAATTATTTATTTATCGGGTACCACAAAATATATTGGTTTGGGCGTACCTACTATTGTCGAAGCCTTTGAGCATGAAATGCCGATGTACAGTTTTGCGATAAAAATGGCACTAACGATACTAACGTTGTCGGCAGGTTTTAAAGGCGGAGAGGTAACGCCACTATTTTTTATTGGTGCTACATTAGGCAGTGCCCTCGCTTTCTTCCTTCCGCTGCCTGTAGCCTTAGCCGCTGGAATAGGTTTTGTGGCTGTGTTTGCGGGTGCCACCAATACGCCCATTGCCTGTACACTCATGGCTATAGAATTGTTTGGTGCACAATGTGGTATCTACGCCGGTATTGCTTGTGTGGTTTCATACATATTGTCTGGACATACTGGTATTTACGGCCAACAGGTTATTGGCGAGCCCAAGCACAGAAGGTACTTGTTTTATACTGGTAAACGTATCGATGAAATTTAA